The following coding sequences are from one Seonamhaeicola sp. ML3 window:
- a CDS encoding glycoside hydrolase family 3 N-terminal domain-containing protein: MNFLYNNYKRVLSIVLMIIPYIIIAQEFAYKDASLPIEDRVNDLLSRMTVEEKVGQMLMFGAPRVARKGKDGSLVITDWGKLYFTNGLGGLKFPFKSANPEESARLNNELQKKIIASNRFGIPTLFVGEAYNGVDARGCTRFGRPLNLAASWNVNLTHDVWSTIGRESRLRGWHMVHSPVGDIARDPRFGRMSEGYGEDTFLTTEMLVAAVTGVQGDYNKTKPNTTHIGAVVKHFAGYSQVVGGRNFAAVEVSPRVLRDELLPPFKAAVQRGHALAIMPSHGDINGVASHGNPWLLTDLLRKQWGFNGYVVSDAYDVGRLNFLMKVAENIEEAVKLGLKAGVDLDLYSEDVYELLPEMVKKDPSLMPYINRAAGDMLRTKFIMGLFENPYIDVNETKKEVRSKANLDLAKKMDEESLILLKNENEILPLDKKESKKIALIGPLLGEKTLNTFKNIAGNEITFVAEKGYELTNRNKKRPELTPRNDEALDKMVALAKDADVSILFVGGDRFTAQEATFFKWVIGDRATIEPVGVQDEFIQRVKALGKPVIVVLKHRRTLSFNVINNNADVVLDCWEMTEFGDELVAKALFGEFSPSGKLPVTVPRTIGQIPYHYSMKEISFFKDYLFLESGPLYPFGYGLSYAKFSYSEPKLSSDVLERDGTIQVSVDVTNTGKVNAKEVVQMYVKDMFGSVLRPDKELKGFNKIELKPGETKTVQFTITPDMLVFTGVEMKPILEAGDYEVMVGTSSQEYKKVSFRLK, translated from the coding sequence ATGAATTTTTTATATAACAACTATAAACGTGTTTTATCAATTGTATTGATGATAATCCCTTACATAATTATTGCACAGGAATTTGCCTATAAAGATGCTTCTTTACCCATAGAAGACAGGGTAAATGATCTACTTAGTAGAATGACTGTAGAAGAAAAAGTTGGACAGATGTTGATGTTTGGTGCACCAAGAGTTGCGCGAAAGGGTAAAGATGGGTCGTTGGTCATCACCGATTGGGGTAAACTATACTTTACAAATGGTTTAGGTGGTTTAAAGTTTCCTTTTAAGTCAGCAAATCCGGAAGAATCAGCAAGACTAAATAACGAACTTCAAAAAAAGATTATAGCATCCAACCGCTTTGGAATACCAACATTATTTGTTGGAGAAGCTTATAATGGTGTTGATGCCAGAGGATGTACACGTTTTGGTCGTCCACTTAATTTAGCGGCTTCTTGGAATGTTAATTTAACGCACGATGTATGGAGTACTATTGGTCGCGAATCCCGTTTACGTGGTTGGCACATGGTCCATTCACCTGTTGGAGATATTGCACGTGATCCTCGTTTTGGAAGAATGAGTGAAGGGTATGGAGAAGATACTTTTTTAACCACAGAAATGTTGGTAGCTGCTGTAACTGGAGTGCAAGGAGATTATAATAAAACAAAACCAAATACTACTCATATTGGGGCAGTAGTTAAACATTTTGCAGGGTATAGCCAAGTTGTTGGTGGACGAAATTTTGCTGCTGTAGAGGTTTCTCCTCGTGTTTTACGAGATGAACTGTTGCCTCCATTTAAAGCTGCTGTGCAAAGAGGTCATGCACTAGCAATAATGCCTTCTCATGGTGATATTAATGGGGTGGCTAGTCATGGAAACCCTTGGTTATTAACAGATTTGTTACGAAAACAATGGGGTTTTAACGGTTATGTAGTCTCAGATGCTTACGATGTAGGTCGTTTAAACTTTTTGATGAAAGTTGCCGAAAATATTGAGGAAGCTGTGAAATTGGGTTTGAAAGCAGGTGTAGATTTAGATTTGTACAGTGAAGATGTCTACGAACTTTTACCAGAAATGGTAAAGAAAGATCCTAGTTTAATGCCTTACATAAATAGAGCAGCAGGAGATATGTTGCGTACAAAATTTATTATGGGGCTATTTGAAAATCCTTATATCGATGTAAATGAAACCAAAAAAGAAGTACGTTCAAAAGCTAATCTTGATTTAGCTAAAAAGATGGATGAGGAGTCCTTAATCTTATTAAAAAACGAAAATGAAATACTGCCGCTAGATAAAAAAGAAAGTAAAAAAATAGCTTTAATTGGTCCTTTGTTAGGAGAAAAAACCCTCAATACGTTCAAAAATATAGCTGGTAATGAAATAACTTTTGTTGCAGAAAAGGGATACGAATTAACCAATAGAAATAAAAAGAGACCAGAACTTACACCAAGAAATGATGAGGCGTTAGATAAAATGGTAGCACTAGCTAAAGATGCAGATGTATCGATTCTTTTTGTAGGAGGAGATCGTTTTACTGCTCAGGAGGCTACTTTTTTCAAGTGGGTTATTGGAGATCGTGCAACCATAGAACCTGTGGGAGTGCAAGATGAATTTATACAACGAGTAAAGGCTTTAGGAAAACCAGTTATTGTAGTGTTAAAACACAGAAGAACGTTATCGTTTAATGTCATTAATAACAATGCTGACGTGGTTTTAGATTGTTGGGAAATGACCGAATTCGGGGATGAATTAGTCGCTAAAGCGCTCTTTGGGGAGTTTTCGCCTTCTGGTAAATTACCTGTTACCGTACCACGCACAATTGGTCAAATTCCTTATCACTATAGCATGAAGGAAATCAGTTTCTTTAAAGATTATCTGTTCTTAGAATCTGGTCCTTTATATCCATTTGGGTATGGTTTAAGTTATGCAAAGTTCTCGTATTCAGAACCTAAATTATCAAGTGATGTCTTAGAGCGTGATGGAACAATACAAGTAAGTGTAGATGTTACGAATACAGGAAAGGTAAACGCAAAAGAAGTGGTGCAAATGTATGTAAAAGATATGTTTGGTTCTGTATTACGCCCTGATAAGGAACTGAAAGGTTTTAACAAGATTGAATTAAAACCTGGAGAAACAAAAACAGTTCAATTTACAATTACTCCAGATATGTTAGTTTTTACAGGAGTAGAAATGAAACCGATTCTAGAAGCCGGAGATTACGAAGTTATGGTGGGAACATCGTCTCAAGAATATAAAAAAGTGTCGTTTCGTTTAAAATAG
- the rhaT gene encoding L-rhamnose/proton symporter RhaT, whose protein sequence is MQALLGVIFHSLGGVAAGSFYMPYNKVKGWSWETYWMVGGVMSWLIVPPIAACLTVPGFLDIIAASSSTILGVTFLMGLLWGVGGLSYGLGVRYLGMSLGNSVVLGFCAAFGAIVPSIYYNFNPEEGKTSFTEMISSTGGQVVLLGVLVCLIGIAVCGKAGMLKEGELSEEEKKKSVAEFNLVKGLIVAVLSGILSSFFSFGIEAGKPLADAAVAAGYDHLFANNVTFVVILWGGLATNFVWTSYLSLKNKAYKDFTNKETPISKNLLFSALAGIIWFLQFFFYGMGESKLGNGASSWILHMSTIILTANFWGIYRKEWHGVAKKTKFTITAGIIVILLSVVLVGIGNSL, encoded by the coding sequence ATGCAAGCACTATTAGGAGTAATATTTCATTCTTTAGGAGGCGTAGCAGCAGGTAGCTTTTACATGCCCTATAATAAAGTTAAAGGTTGGTCTTGGGAAACCTACTGGATGGTTGGGGGTGTTATGTCTTGGTTAATTGTACCTCCAATAGCAGCCTGTTTAACAGTACCTGGTTTTTTAGATATTATTGCGGCTAGTTCGTCTACCATTTTAGGAGTTACCTTTTTAATGGGTTTACTATGGGGTGTTGGTGGTTTGTCTTATGGTTTGGGTGTTCGATATCTAGGCATGTCTTTAGGTAACTCTGTTGTACTCGGATTTTGTGCTGCATTTGGAGCTATTGTACCTTCTATTTATTACAATTTTAATCCAGAAGAAGGTAAAACATCGTTTACAGAGATGATAAGTTCAACAGGAGGTCAGGTTGTTCTCTTAGGTGTTTTGGTATGTTTAATAGGCATTGCAGTCTGTGGTAAAGCAGGAATGCTAAAAGAAGGCGAACTATCTGAAGAGGAGAAAAAGAAAAGTGTCGCAGAATTCAATCTCGTTAAAGGATTAATTGTTGCGGTACTTTCAGGTATTTTAAGTTCCTTTTTTAGTTTTGGAATAGAAGCTGGAAAACCATTGGCCGATGCTGCTGTAGCTGCAGGTTATGACCATTTGTTTGCAAATAATGTGACGTTTGTGGTAATTCTATGGGGTGGTTTAGCCACTAATTTTGTGTGGACTAGCTATTTGAGTTTAAAAAATAAAGCCTATAAAGATTTTACCAATAAAGAAACTCCTATTTCTAAAAACTTACTATTTTCTGCTTTGGCGGGAATCATCTGGTTTTTACAGTTTTTCTTTTATGGTATGGGTGAAAGCAAATTGGGTAATGGCGCCAGTTCATGGATTTTACACATGTCTACCATTATTTTAACGGCAAATTTTTGGGGTATTTATCGTAAAGAATGGCATGGTGTTGCCAAAAAAACCAAGTTTACCATTACTGCTGGGATTATAGTTATTTTGCTATCTGTTGTTTTAGTAGGAATAGGGAATTCATTATAA
- a CDS encoding PAS domain-containing sensor histidine kinase, whose protein sequence is MLSKNLYVKTFIRILLILITCLALALSILKNQIGIAILLGVILSLQTISIINFFNTTNRKLTFFFNALENSDTTVSFSEDTNNTILNQLNNGLNRVNNIIKEERYNTQVQEQYYKTLLSCTNVGILSVNLYGHILFANESVKQLLNCNVLTHIKQLKKVNIRLYNLISNLKPFEQQLISLTNERTTAELKITAKLVEIKEVSVLLVSIQNIYNELDTKQVDSWMGLIKVMSHEIMNALAPITSISESLSKMLTTEKDTTQTSVIKASDLKKLNQGLSVIHEQSKSLKEFVTGYRALTKIPKPNKTIIKVPELFKRTIVIFQEDPKCKNIKFQTNTTPSDLEIFADEHQIKQVLLNLTKNAVDALDEFPNAIIKLEGIKNTLGNIEILVKDNGMGILEEDIHKIFTPFYTNKENGTGIGLSLSKHIMQLHQGSLMVKSIPKKETVFTLTLNSF, encoded by the coding sequence ATGCTTTCTAAAAACCTATACGTAAAAACATTTATAAGAATACTTTTAATACTAATTACTTGTTTAGCACTAGCTTTGTCCATTTTAAAAAATCAAATTGGAATTGCAATTTTACTTGGTGTGATATTAAGTTTACAGACAATATCAATTATAAATTTTTTTAATACCACCAACCGAAAACTAACATTCTTTTTTAATGCTTTAGAAAATTCTGATACCACTGTGAGTTTTTCTGAAGATACTAATAATACTATTTTAAATCAGTTAAATAATGGTTTAAACAGAGTAAATAACATCATTAAAGAAGAAAGGTACAATACTCAAGTGCAAGAACAATATTATAAGACTTTACTATCATGTACCAATGTGGGTATATTGTCTGTAAATCTTTACGGACATATTTTGTTTGCTAATGAAAGTGTAAAACAACTTCTAAATTGTAATGTACTTACCCATATTAAACAACTAAAAAAAGTTAATATAAGGCTATATAATCTGATTTCGAATTTAAAACCATTTGAACAGCAGTTAATCTCTCTAACCAATGAACGCACAACTGCTGAACTAAAAATAACAGCAAAACTGGTAGAAATTAAAGAAGTCTCAGTTTTATTGGTGAGCATCCAAAATATCTATAATGAATTAGATACAAAACAAGTTGATTCTTGGATGGGTTTAATAAAAGTAATGAGTCACGAGATTATGAACGCCTTAGCACCTATTACATCTATTTCTGAAAGCTTGTCTAAAATGCTTACAACTGAAAAGGATACTACACAAACTAGTGTAATAAAAGCTTCGGATTTAAAAAAATTAAATCAAGGATTATCAGTTATACATGAGCAAAGCAAAAGTTTAAAGGAGTTTGTCACTGGGTATAGAGCCCTTACTAAAATCCCAAAACCCAATAAAACAATTATTAAAGTACCTGAATTGTTTAAAAGAACAATTGTAATTTTTCAAGAAGACCCCAAGTGTAAGAACATCAAATTTCAAACGAATACAACACCTTCAGACCTTGAGATTTTTGCAGACGAGCACCAAATTAAACAAGTGCTTTTAAATTTAACCAAAAATGCTGTTGATGCTTTAGATGAATTTCCTAACGCTATTATTAAGCTAGAAGGCATTAAAAATACTTTAGGGAATATTGAAATACTTGTAAAAGATAATGGTATGGGTATTCTAGAAGAAGATATTCACAAAATTTTCACTCCTTTTTACACCAACAAAGAGAACGGCACAGGTATTGGCCTAAGTCTTTCAAAACACATTATGCAACTCCATCAAGGTTCTTTAATGGTAAAATCTATTCCAAAAAAAGAAACAGTTTTTACTTTAACCCTAAACTCGTTCTAG